The following is a genomic window from Kineosporiaceae bacterium.
GCCGAGGCCGCCGGCGCCGAGGGCGAGGTGCGACAGGCCGAGATCGGGGCGAGTGGACGGCACGGTTCTGCGTCCCACCCGTCGTCGACCCAGCACCCCCCGACGTCCGAGCCGCCGGCCTGAGGGGCCCGCGGCCCGAGCTCTCGTCGAGTGGAACCGATCACGCGCCGCGGGCGATGATCGCGCGTTCGGCGGCCAGCACCAGGTCGACGTACCACTGGGCATGGTTGTAGGCCAACAAGGCGCGTTGTACCCCGGCGTCCGAGGCATCCAGCCCACTGGCGCACAGGTAACGCGCTGCCGCCGGGATGGCGTCGGCAGGGTTCCAGGGGTCGGCCTTGCCGTCGCCGTCACCATCGACTCCGTAGGAGGCGAAGGTTGCCGGCATGAACTGCATCGGACCGATGGCACCGGCCGAACTCGGCCCGTTGTTGCGGCCGTGGCCACTCTCGACCTGCCCCACGGCGGCGAGCAGGGTCCAGCGCAAACCGGCGCAGGTCCCGGCCGCCGCGCGGTAAGCCTGCTCGTACGGTGCGGGGATGCCCAGGGCGGTGACCGGGCCGACCACCTCGGACGTCGTGGCCGCACTGCGTTGCGCGGCCGCCAGGGCCGCGGCCGCCTCCTCGGCGGCTCGTAGCTGCCGGGCTTGTGCGGACAGTGTCGCGAGGTGGTCCTGGGCCTGACGCAGGACGAGCTGGGCGGCCTCGCTCTCCTCGGCGAGCCGGTTGGCCGCCTGGGCCATCCGGCTGGTCGCCGCGTCGGCGGCCACCGCGCGATCGGAGGCGAGCGCGGCGTTCTCCTCGGAGGTCTGCACCGCCTGGCCCGCGGCACGCACCACGCCCTCACCGACCCTGCGGCCGACGCTGAGGCGCCACAACGCGTCCTGCACCGACTCGGCGTCCAACACGGCCGCTGTGAGGCTGGTGCCACCGCCGGTGTAGAGCGCCCGCACGCGGGCCGCCTGCTGCGCCCGGGTCGCCCGCACCTGATCCTCGGCCTCCTGCCGGTCGGTGTCCGTGCTCGCCACGGCCGAGAACGCCGCCGCGAGCTCGCGCATCGCGGCATCCGCGGCGCTCGACCGGCGTCGGTACTCGCTGGTCAGCGCCTGGACTCGAGTAGCGGCCTCGGCGGCCTCCGCGCGGGCAGCGGCCGAGGTTCGGGGGCCGGGAGCGGCGGCGACGGCGGACGCCTGGGCACTCGGGGCGCCGTGGAGCACCGGGCACAGCAGCGCCGCAGCGATCGCCGTCCACCCGGTCCACCCGGTACGCCGCACCTGTCCCACCTGGGTGTTGTCGGGACGGCAGCCGCCGGACTCCAGCGGCGAGGCGCCGGAGCCACCCGGATAGCCTCCTGTTCGTGGACCTCACGGATGCAGCAGCGATCACCCTGGCCGCCGTGGGTGCCGGGGCGATCAACACCGTGGTGGGTTCGGGCACCCTCATCACCTTCCCCACCCTGCTCGCCCTCGGTTACGCGCCGGTGACGGCCAACGTGTCGAACAACATCGGCCTGGTCTTCGGCGGCATCAGTGGCACCTGGGGGTACCGCCGGGAGCTGGCCGGTCAGCGGGGACTCCTGCTGCGGCTGGCACCGATGTCGGCGCTGGGGGCCGTCACCGGCGCCCTCGCCCTGCTGTGGTTACCGGCCCGGGCCTTCGAGGCGATCGTGCCGGTACTCATCGGATTGGCCCTGGTGCTGGTACTGGCTCAGCCCCGGATCGCTGCGACGATGTCCCGGCGCCGTGCCGAGCTAACGACGCCAGGGGCGGAATCGACCACCGAGTCGACGGCAGATCTGC
Proteins encoded in this region:
- a CDS encoding sulfite exporter TauE/SafE family protein, coding for MDLTDAAAITLAAVGAGAINTVVGSGTLITFPTLLALGYAPVTANVSNNIGLVFGGISGTWGYRRELAGQRGLLLRLAPMSALGAVTGALALLWLPARAFEAIVPVLIGLALVLVLAQPRIAATMSRRRAELTTPGAESTTESTADLPDRGPSGRTGTALTVGTALAGVYGGYFGAAQGVLLIGLLGSLLTQSLQRVNAAKNLLSVVVNLVAALTFLLVRPAAADPAVIALIAAGSIVGGVLGARVGRWLPQPVLRGLIVVVGVVAIVRLVTR
- a CDS encoding lytic transglycosylase domain-containing protein — protein: MAQAANRLAEESEAAQLVLRQAQDHLATLSAQARQLRAAEEAAAALAAAQRSAATTSEVVGPVTALGIPAPYEQAYRAAAGTCAGLRWTLLAAVGQVESGHGRNNGPSSAGAIGPMQFMPATFASYGVDGDGDGKADPWNPADAIPAAARYLCASGLDASDAGVQRALLAYNHAQWYVDLVLAAERAIIARGA